The Desulfatibacillum aliphaticivorans DSM 15576 genome has a segment encoding these proteins:
- a CDS encoding TetR/AcrR family transcriptional regulator: MGRDKKSNEERRKATRQKIVQATLDLCAERGYHMVSPKDISQEAGVSVGILYHYFKNKKEIAVHLIETLGAALVEEVEKGFYHAPTYKESVEQGYGMLFDYVEQNKAGFTAMIREIGNEELKEHIDGLIEKLVLDSARRIGEQQDLGILRKDIHEEIAAALIQDMAFSAVRMYLEGRFSRKDILDVLIKIQVQGLEDRQALG; encoded by the coding sequence ATGGGCCGAGACAAAAAAAGCAATGAAGAAAGAAGAAAGGCCACGCGCCAGAAGATTGTCCAGGCGACCCTGGACCTGTGCGCAGAGCGTGGGTATCACATGGTTTCGCCAAAGGATATATCCCAGGAAGCCGGGGTTTCCGTGGGCATCCTGTACCATTATTTCAAGAACAAGAAGGAAATCGCCGTTCATCTTATAGAGACCCTGGGCGCCGCTTTGGTGGAGGAAGTGGAAAAGGGCTTTTACCACGCTCCCACCTACAAGGAGAGCGTGGAACAGGGTTACGGCATGTTGTTTGATTATGTGGAGCAAAACAAGGCCGGCTTCACGGCCATGATTCGGGAAATCGGCAACGAGGAGTTGAAGGAGCATATAGACGGGCTGATCGAAAAGTTGGTTCTGGATTCGGCCCGGAGAATCGGCGAACAGCAGGATTTGGGGATTTTGCGTAAGGACATTCATGAAGAAATAGCTGCGGCGTTGATTCAGGACATGGCCTTTTCCGCGGTCAGGATGTATTTGGAGGGCCGCTTTTCCCGCAAGGACATTCTGGATGTTTTAATCAAGATTCAGGTGCAGGGTTTGGAGGATCGGCAGGCGCTTGGCTAA
- a CDS encoding thiamine pyrophosphate-binding protein, which translates to MQGIYGGHLVARHLKETEGIDTVFSLSGGHIDRIYDGFLEYGVRLIDVRHEQAAAMAAHAWSIFSGKPGICIATAGPGFTNTLTGLVNAALENAPLVLISGATAVRDWQKGALQEMEQTAMVRPFVKWAATCHDVKRVPEYISAAIRHAVSGRPGPVFLELPPDVLNVSAQENEIVPAGSGAVVYKSGPDPAAVAKAAEMINQAKKPMLLAGSGIATDQAAELLTELVEKAGIPCGLTNNGRGAVSDLNPLSLWDGGQMGLMAGMPQADLVIALGIRFNWLLLFGEGFPQACVIRADIDSSELSRNRACDVGLAGDMEMTLKALLPLVENKDRSQWLGELKESYLPLDAAEEAARTTASDPIHPARLAYQVRQAVGDDAIYIMDGGDTAYFGLTSFKATQRAHVLAASGGLLGCLGTGLPFAMGAKAALPHKKVVVFNGDGSFGFNAMEFDTFKRHDLPILCVVNNDQAWGMIKHGQEICYGGERVIGSELGVVHYEQVAMALGGYGEFVDKDDQIIPAVQRALESGKPACINALTDPCVTSPATLLFSESLKME; encoded by the coding sequence ATGCAAGGCATCTACGGCGGGCATCTGGTCGCAAGACACCTGAAGGAGACTGAGGGGATTGACACGGTTTTTTCATTATCCGGGGGGCATATCGACCGGATTTACGACGGATTTCTGGAGTACGGCGTCAGGCTGATAGACGTGCGCCACGAGCAGGCTGCCGCCATGGCCGCCCACGCGTGGTCCATTTTTTCGGGCAAGCCCGGGATATGCATCGCCACGGCCGGCCCCGGCTTTACCAACACGCTCACGGGCCTGGTGAACGCGGCCTTGGAAAACGCGCCTTTGGTGCTTATTTCGGGCGCTACGGCGGTCCGTGACTGGCAAAAAGGAGCGCTTCAGGAAATGGAGCAGACCGCCATGGTCAGGCCCTTTGTCAAATGGGCGGCCACTTGCCATGATGTAAAGCGTGTACCCGAGTATATCTCCGCCGCCATCCGGCATGCCGTTTCCGGCAGGCCGGGGCCCGTCTTTCTGGAGCTGCCGCCGGACGTTTTGAACGTCAGCGCACAGGAAAACGAAATCGTTCCGGCAGGCAGCGGCGCAGTTGTTTACAAATCCGGTCCCGATCCCGCGGCCGTGGCCAAGGCGGCGGAAATGATCAATCAGGCGAAAAAGCCCATGCTCCTGGCCGGTTCGGGAATCGCCACGGATCAGGCGGCCGAACTCCTGACCGAACTGGTGGAAAAAGCCGGCATTCCCTGCGGTCTCACCAACAACGGAAGAGGGGCGGTCAGCGACTTAAATCCTCTTTCCTTGTGGGACGGCGGCCAGATGGGTTTGATGGCCGGCATGCCCCAGGCGGACTTGGTCATCGCCCTGGGCATCCGCTTCAATTGGCTGCTTTTATTCGGGGAGGGATTTCCCCAGGCCTGCGTCATCCGGGCGGATATCGACAGCTCGGAATTGAGCCGAAACCGAGCCTGCGACGTGGGGTTGGCCGGGGATATGGAAATGACCCTGAAAGCCCTTTTGCCCCTGGTGGAAAACAAGGACCGCTCCCAGTGGCTTGGCGAGTTGAAAGAGTCCTACCTTCCTCTGGACGCGGCGGAAGAAGCGGCCAGAACCACGGCATCGGATCCCATTCATCCCGCACGTCTTGCCTATCAGGTGCGCCAGGCGGTCGGGGACGACGCCATTTACATCATGGACGGCGGCGACACGGCGTATTTCGGCCTGACCTCGTTTAAGGCGACCCAACGCGCCCATGTACTGGCCGCTTCCGGCGGGCTGCTGGGATGCCTGGGCACGGGCCTGCCTTTCGCCATGGGCGCCAAGGCTGCATTGCCTCATAAAAAGGTGGTTGTTTTTAACGGCGACGGCTCCTTCGGCTTCAATGCCATGGAGTTCGACACCTTCAAACGCCATGATCTGCCCATTTTATGCGTGGTCAACAACGATCAGGCCTGGGGCATGATCAAGCACGGACAGGAAATCTGCTATGGCGGAGAACGCGTTATCGGGTCCGAACTGGGCGTGGTTCATTACGAGCAGGTGGCCATGGCCCTGGGCGGATACGGCGAGTTTGTGGATAAGGACGATCAGATCATCCCGGCCGTCCAGCGCGCCCTGGAGTCGGGCAAACCCGCTTGCATCAACGCCCTCACCGATCCGTGCGTGACCAGCCCGGCCACCTTGCTTTTCTCGGAATCTTTAAAGATGGAATAG
- a CDS encoding SDR family NAD(P)-dependent oxidoreductase, giving the protein MKAFNKNLAIVTGGGSGIGRSLALALAKQGASVAVTDVNEQRANEVAGEIRGMGNDAWGIAVDHSDKEAVKKFADRFIKEHGCPDVMCLNAGVGHSAPLERITLEDWEWVLGVNLWGVIYMLHFFTPEMIKRQSGKILITSSLAGITPIPGMAPYCTSKFALVGLTESLSSELAAHNITVSAICPGYINTNIVRDGKIDLRDGKGASKAEEAVKFYATKGVSPDIVARDGLRALRRKISIMPTPLHAWPQYLLHRMSPSFYVWAFKQGWKRGLPFGR; this is encoded by the coding sequence ATGAAAGCATTTAATAAGAACTTGGCTATTGTAACGGGCGGGGGCTCCGGCATAGGCCGCTCCCTCGCCCTGGCCCTGGCGAAACAAGGCGCCAGCGTGGCTGTCACGGACGTTAACGAGCAGAGAGCCAATGAGGTGGCCGGCGAGATCCGGGGCATGGGCAACGACGCCTGGGGCATTGCCGTGGATCACAGCGACAAGGAGGCGGTTAAAAAGTTCGCCGACCGCTTTATAAAAGAGCACGGATGCCCGGACGTCATGTGCCTGAACGCCGGGGTGGGGCACAGCGCGCCTTTGGAGCGCATCACCCTGGAGGACTGGGAGTGGGTCCTGGGCGTCAACCTGTGGGGCGTCATTTACATGCTGCATTTTTTCACTCCGGAAATGATCAAACGCCAGAGCGGAAAAATCCTGATAACCTCCAGCCTGGCGGGAATCACGCCCATACCCGGCATGGCCCCCTATTGCACCAGCAAGTTCGCTCTGGTGGGGCTGACGGAATCCCTTTCGTCCGAACTGGCGGCCCATAACATCACTGTTAGCGCCATATGCCCGGGTTATATCAATACAAACATCGTCAGGGACGGAAAAATCGACCTGCGGGACGGCAAGGGCGCCAGCAAGGCGGAGGAAGCCGTGAAGTTTTATGCGACCAAAGGGGTTTCGCCGGACATAGTCGCCCGGGACGGGCTGCGGGCCTTGCGCCGGAAAATCAGCATCATGCCCACGCCGCTTCACGCCTGGCCCCAATATTTATTGCACAGGATGTCTCCGTCGTTTTACGTCTGGGCCTTTAAACAAGGCTGGAAGCGGGGATTGCCCTTTGGGCGGTAA
- a CDS encoding LysR family transcriptional regulator ArgP, translating into MLDYKLLEALAAVVQEGGFEKAAARLHITQSAVSQRVKLLEDQAGQVLMVRTSPPRATPAGRQMIKHYLQVNRLEEDLKESLDLTGQDVFTTLALGINGDSLSTWFLPAVRDFLIRERLLLDLRGDDQDETHKMLRDGEVIGCISVQDRPMQGCLMEYLGRMDYRLIASPEYAAKWFPEGMNLESASKAPFFIFNRKDHLHYKMFPLALGEVPTPLPAHYLPSSEQFVSFIEAGLGYGMLPDQQSKELLEAGLLVDLAPSHIVPVHLYWHCWNLSSALLERFTRHLVRKATRILQQGE; encoded by the coding sequence ATGCTGGATTACAAATTGCTGGAGGCTTTGGCTGCGGTGGTGCAGGAAGGCGGTTTTGAAAAAGCGGCGGCCAGGCTGCACATCACCCAGTCTGCGGTGTCGCAGCGGGTCAAGCTGCTGGAGGATCAAGCCGGCCAGGTGCTGATGGTGCGGACGTCCCCTCCCCGGGCCACGCCCGCGGGGCGGCAGATGATCAAGCATTATCTGCAAGTGAACCGGTTGGAGGAAGATTTGAAAGAATCCTTGGACCTGACCGGCCAGGATGTATTCACGACCTTGGCTTTAGGCATCAACGGAGACAGCCTATCCACCTGGTTTTTACCGGCGGTGCGCGACTTTTTGATCAGGGAGCGCCTGCTTCTGGATCTTCGGGGGGACGACCAGGACGAGACCCATAAGATGTTGCGGGACGGCGAGGTTATCGGGTGCATCAGCGTGCAGGATCGGCCCATGCAGGGATGCCTGATGGAGTATCTGGGCCGGATGGATTATAGGCTGATCGCTTCGCCGGAATACGCGGCCAAATGGTTTCCTGAAGGAATGAACCTGGAATCGGCTTCCAAGGCGCCGTTTTTCATATTCAACAGGAAGGACCACTTGCACTACAAGATGTTCCCCCTGGCCTTGGGAGAGGTCCCCACCCCCCTGCCCGCCCATTACCTGCCGTCGTCCGAGCAGTTTGTATCGTTTATAGAAGCGGGTTTGGGCTACGGAATGCTGCCGGACCAGCAAAGCAAGGAGCTTTTGGAAGCCGGCCTACTGGTTGACCTGGCGCCCTCCCACATTGTGCCGGTGCATTTGTATTGGCATTGCTGGAACTTGTCCTCAGCCCTGTTGGAGCGGTTCACCCGGCACTTGGTGCGGAAGGCCACGAGGATTTTGCAGCAGGGGGAATAG
- a CDS encoding DMT family transporter, translated as MGSEALAIAYGVGSALTWGAADFSGGMASKRGNVYAVVLFSQFVGLFFILALLGATGEEYPGASTLIYGGLAGLSGALGLICLYKGLARSPMAVVAPVSAVVTALLPVLVAVILHGLPPVLQIAGFFLALVSICLVSWTRQSVRIRQEDMLLPVLAGMGFGGFFVGIHYAGYSGFAWPLLSAKIVGLTVLSLVLGFKLRGQSLGHTPWRWILWAGILDVAGNGLFILASQTGRLDLASVLASLYPASTVLLAWRILKERMTGGQWVGMATTLAALALISMG; from the coding sequence ATGGGATCGGAAGCATTGGCCATAGCCTACGGGGTGGGTTCGGCCCTCACCTGGGGCGCGGCGGATTTTAGCGGAGGCATGGCTTCCAAACGGGGAAACGTCTATGCCGTGGTATTGTTTTCCCAGTTTGTGGGCCTGTTTTTTATACTGGCTTTATTGGGCGCCACCGGCGAGGAATACCCGGGCGCGTCGACTTTGATTTACGGCGGATTGGCCGGCCTTTCCGGGGCGCTGGGCCTTATCTGTTTGTATAAAGGGCTGGCAAGAAGCCCCATGGCCGTGGTGGCGCCCGTCTCCGCAGTGGTGACGGCTTTGCTGCCGGTGCTGGTTGCAGTCATCCTGCACGGGCTGCCGCCGGTATTGCAGATTGCCGGATTCTTCCTGGCTTTGGTTTCCATCTGCCTGGTTTCCTGGACAAGGCAATCCGTGCGGATAAGACAAGAGGACATGCTATTGCCGGTCCTGGCCGGGATGGGCTTCGGCGGCTTTTTTGTGGGGATTCATTACGCCGGATACAGCGGATTCGCCTGGCCCTTGCTGTCTGCGAAAATTGTGGGGCTCACCGTTTTATCCCTGGTATTGGGCTTTAAACTCCGAGGACAGTCCCTGGGACATACTCCCTGGAGGTGGATTTTGTGGGCGGGCATCTTGGATGTGGCCGGCAACGGCCTTTTCATCCTGGCGTCCCAGACCGGCAGGCTGGACCTTGCGTCCGTCCTGGCGTCCTTATATCCTGCGTCCACGGTTTTATTGGCCTGGCGCATATTAAAGGAGCGCATGACCGGCGGTCAATGGGTGGGCATGGCTACGACGTTGGCTGCCTTGGCCTTGATTTCCATGGGATAG
- a CDS encoding aminotransferase class I/II-fold pyridoxal phosphate-dependent enzyme, with protein sequence MKIPVFDLERYFAKYEFSTKYLLSCSDCQTMSMHELAAMASEAARPLWDGLELGYTETMGHPLLRQAIADLYLGLAADNTLVAAPEEGVFLFMNTLLKAGDHVVCISPAYQSLHEVARAIGCEVSDWVLDEQNGWAPDLADLEKLLRPETRLVVINFPHNPSGAVVSQDFLDSLYALLDARGIYLLSDEMYRFLYHDQAQPPNPACGDYHRAVTLGGLSKAFGLPGLRLGWLATQDMDLLEEMSRFKDYTTICHSAPSEILGIIALENREAILDRQTRLIRKNLEVLEAFLKEHDARIRCVLPKGGSMCFPRLTFTDSAQAFCENLVRDTGVMLVPSTMFRFGDHHVRIGIGRRDFPKVLEVFSSYLAAVV encoded by the coding sequence ATGAAGATTCCGGTTTTTGACCTGGAACGATATTTCGCCAAGTACGAGTTTTCCACCAAATACCTTTTATCCTGTTCCGATTGCCAGACCATGTCCATGCACGAACTGGCCGCCATGGCTTCGGAGGCCGCCCGGCCTCTCTGGGACGGCCTGGAGCTTGGGTATACCGAAACCATGGGGCATCCGCTTTTGCGGCAGGCCATAGCCGATCTTTACCTGGGTCTGGCGGCTGACAATACTCTGGTCGCCGCGCCGGAAGAGGGCGTTTTTTTGTTCATGAACACCCTGCTTAAAGCCGGCGACCACGTGGTGTGCATCAGCCCGGCTTATCAGTCCCTGCATGAGGTGGCCAGGGCCATTGGCTGTGAGGTGTCGGATTGGGTTTTGGACGAACAAAACGGCTGGGCGCCGGATTTGGCGGACCTGGAAAAACTGCTCCGGCCGGAAACCCGGCTGGTGGTGATCAATTTTCCTCACAACCCCTCGGGCGCCGTTGTCAGTCAGGATTTTCTGGACTCCCTGTACGCCTTGTTGGATGCACGGGGGATTTATCTGCTGTCCGACGAGATGTACCGGTTTCTATATCATGACCAGGCCCAGCCCCCCAACCCGGCGTGCGGGGATTATCATCGGGCAGTGACCCTTGGAGGCCTGTCCAAAGCATTCGGCCTGCCAGGGCTGCGTTTGGGCTGGCTGGCGACGCAGGACATGGATTTGTTGGAAGAAATGAGCCGCTTCAAGGATTACACCACCATTTGCCACAGCGCGCCCAGCGAGATTTTGGGAATCATAGCCCTGGAGAACAGGGAGGCCATCCTTGATCGGCAAACAAGGCTGATCCGCAAAAACCTGGAAGTCCTGGAGGCGTTTTTGAAGGAGCATGACGCCCGCATCCGGTGCGTTCTTCCCAAGGGCGGCTCCATGTGCTTTCCCCGGCTGACTTTTACGGACAGCGCCCAGGCTTTTTGCGAGAATCTGGTCCGGGACACCGGCGTTATGCTGGTTCCGTCAACCATGTTCCGGTTCGGCGACCATCACGTGCGCATCGGGATAGGCCGCAGGGATTTCCCCAAGGTTCTTGAGGTCTTTTCCTCATACCTTGCGGCCGTAGTTTAG
- a CDS encoding RCC1 domain-containing protein, translating to MLKSMLSSEHSLKPVLIPAIVVTILLLGCLACTSSQPRPSEEARTSARHRNAPHPVWGIAAGGGYHSLVVKNDGTVWAWGDNSSGQLGIGTNKASLSPVQVMHKSGAPLNGVLKVAAGEHHSLALTAKGEVWTWGENSMGQLGDGFFYERRSPVKVRHIRTNPLENIVGAACGGEHSLAVASDGTVWAWGSNSDGQIGGGTLKNRQNPRQVMRFGKPLAGVKAVAAGFAHSLALSVDGTVWAWGDNEFGQLGDCSDYDRKAPVQVMHSVDKPLDNVVAIAAGHAFSLALTRDGEVWAWGNNGVGQLGMGPHNGFVRDPLPVRSTNGVPLKGVRAITANGRHSLALMGDGSVLAWGAGDRGQLGQGAQNHEDHPTLASLHSVICLAAGRYHSLAVAENGAVLAWGDNQKGQLGIGKADKNFHALPEKTVVSGSPFISR from the coding sequence ATGCTTAAATCCATGCTCTCCTCCGAACACTCCCTGAAGCCCGTCCTTATTCCGGCGATAGTCGTGACGATCCTGCTTTTAGGCTGCCTGGCGTGCACTTCCAGTCAGCCGCGTCCCTCCGAGGAAGCCCGAACCAGCGCCCGGCATCGAAACGCGCCTCATCCTGTTTGGGGAATTGCAGCAGGGGGAGGATATCACTCCCTGGTTGTCAAAAACGACGGAACCGTTTGGGCGTGGGGAGACAATTCCTCGGGCCAGCTTGGGATTGGAACGAACAAGGCCTCCCTCTCTCCCGTCCAGGTAATGCATAAGTCCGGCGCTCCATTAAACGGCGTTTTAAAGGTTGCGGCGGGAGAGCATCACTCATTGGCCCTGACCGCCAAAGGCGAGGTATGGACCTGGGGTGAAAATTCCATGGGCCAACTCGGAGACGGATTCTTTTATGAACGCCGATCCCCCGTAAAGGTAAGGCACATAAGGACCAATCCGCTTGAAAATATCGTGGGCGCTGCGTGCGGGGGAGAACACTCCCTGGCGGTCGCTTCCGATGGAACCGTTTGGGCGTGGGGCTCCAACAGTGACGGCCAGATTGGAGGCGGAACCCTGAAAAACAGGCAAAATCCAAGACAGGTGATGAGGTTCGGAAAGCCTTTGGCCGGCGTCAAGGCAGTGGCGGCGGGTTTCGCCCACTCCCTGGCCTTGAGCGTCGACGGAACCGTTTGGGCGTGGGGAGACAACGAATTCGGCCAGTTGGGAGACTGCAGCGATTATGACCGCAAGGCCCCCGTGCAGGTAATGCATTCCGTTGACAAGCCTTTGGACAATGTTGTCGCAATCGCTGCAGGACACGCCTTCTCTTTGGCTTTGACCAGGGATGGGGAAGTGTGGGCATGGGGAAACAACGGCGTGGGCCAGCTAGGCATGGGGCCGCATAATGGTTTTGTGCGAGATCCCTTGCCGGTCAGATCGACCAACGGCGTCCCATTAAAGGGAGTGAGGGCCATTACAGCCAACGGCCGACATTCCCTGGCTTTGATGGGCGACGGCTCCGTTCTCGCATGGGGAGCCGGCGATCGCGGACAACTTGGGCAAGGCGCCCAAAATCATGAAGACCATCCGACCCTGGCTTCCCTTCACAGCGTGATCTGCCTGGCTGCGGGGCGTTACCATTCCCTGGCGGTGGCCGAAAACGGCGCGGTCCTGGCCTGGGGCGACAACCAAAAGGGCCAATTGGGCATTGGAAAGGCCGATAAGAATTTCCACGCACTCCCGGAAAAAACAGTAGTCTCCGGGAGCCCGTTTATCAGCCGCTAA
- a CDS encoding NAD(P)H-dependent flavin oxidoreductase, which translates to MQRGRLGELLGIEYPIIQGGMVWVSHWQLAAACSNAGILGTLGSGSMSLDEVKENITKMQENTDKPFAVNIPMLRPDAVEIGQIALDMGVKILITSAGNPAKIVPVLKRDDTLLIHVVPSVRGAVKAQETGVDAIVCEGYEAGGHNSPYETTTLALTPQVADAVDIPVVAAGGIADGRGIAAVMALGADGAQLGTRFIATTECNAHAKYKDLIVDTPDTGTCIIGRKLSLLRVIRNDFAQRIEDAEKQGADKDGLLKVIGNEFNRNRAAAVDGDLAEGAFQAGQSSGMVKDVVPVAELVKRLVAEFEAAKQVLSNM; encoded by the coding sequence ATGCAACGGGGACGTCTTGGCGAACTCCTGGGAATTGAATATCCAATTATTCAGGGCGGCATGGTTTGGGTTTCCCATTGGCAATTGGCGGCGGCCTGTTCCAACGCGGGCATCCTTGGGACTTTGGGCAGCGGGTCCATGTCCCTGGATGAGGTTAAGGAAAACATAACCAAAATGCAGGAAAACACGGACAAGCCTTTTGCCGTGAACATTCCCATGCTGCGGCCCGACGCTGTGGAAATCGGTCAAATCGCTTTGGACATGGGCGTGAAGATTCTCATCACCTCGGCCGGCAACCCGGCCAAAATCGTTCCCGTCCTGAAGCGGGACGACACCTTGCTCATTCATGTGGTTCCTTCGGTGCGCGGCGCTGTCAAGGCGCAGGAGACCGGCGTGGACGCCATTGTATGCGAAGGCTACGAGGCGGGAGGCCATAACAGCCCCTACGAAACCACCACCCTGGCCCTCACTCCCCAGGTTGCCGACGCCGTGGACATCCCCGTGGTCGCCGCGGGCGGCATCGCCGACGGCAGGGGGATCGCTGCGGTCATGGCATTGGGCGCGGACGGCGCGCAACTGGGCACCCGCTTCATCGCCACCACCGAGTGCAACGCCCACGCCAAATACAAAGACCTCATCGTGGACACGCCCGACACCGGCACATGCATTATCGGCCGCAAGCTCTCGCTTTTGCGGGTGATCCGCAATGATTTCGCCCAACGGATTGAAGACGCGGAAAAACAGGGCGCCGACAAGGACGGCCTGCTCAAGGTTATCGGAAACGAATTCAACAGAAATCGGGCCGCAGCCGTGGACGGGGACCTGGCCGAAGGCGCGTTTCAAGCCGGTCAGTCTTCGGGGATGGTCAAGGACGTGGTTCCCGTGGCGGAATTGGTCAAGAGGCTTGTTGCGGAGTTTGAAGCCGCCAAGCAAGTTCTTTCTAATATGTAA
- a CDS encoding rubredoxin-like domain-containing protein, which yields MKKWKCLVCGYIHEGDEPPEKCPVCGADASQFEELIEEDAPAEEAPAEAEPAEAAPVEAAPVEEPAAEEAAVEEAKEEEASPEPAPEEEAPKAEESVQEAPAEEAPVKKWRCTVCNYIHEGPEPPEICPVCGADKSKFVEFKDGDEIPSRKKKAAPKEEDKPAEEIKETYKVEESIGRDSTPEPEPLSFIEKYDAWLSLLTQHHAHPIAVHIPNGLVPIAVIFMVLSMLFHSQSLGQAYFYNMIAVLLAMPWVLFTGYVDWQRVYNGASTSVFNSKIVCGLIVAGIAFIVVVWRLFQPDILMPGASGRFFFALLNFIMVGAAGYAGFQGGKLVFNK from the coding sequence ATGAAAAAGTGGAAATGCTTGGTTTGCGGATACATCCATGAAGGCGATGAACCGCCTGAGAAATGCCCGGTTTGCGGCGCCGACGCCAGCCAGTTTGAAGAGTTGATCGAAGAGGACGCCCCGGCTGAGGAAGCGCCTGCTGAGGCTGAACCCGCTGAAGCAGCGCCTGTAGAAGCAGCGCCTGTGGAAGAACCTGCGGCTGAAGAAGCGGCCGTCGAAGAGGCTAAGGAAGAAGAGGCCTCCCCGGAGCCCGCCCCGGAGGAAGAAGCTCCCAAGGCGGAGGAATCCGTCCAGGAGGCTCCTGCGGAGGAGGCGCCGGTGAAAAAGTGGCGCTGCACGGTTTGCAATTACATCCATGAAGGCCCTGAGCCGCCTGAAATCTGCCCGGTTTGCGGCGCGGACAAGAGCAAGTTCGTGGAATTCAAGGACGGGGACGAAATACCGTCCAGGAAGAAAAAAGCCGCCCCCAAAGAGGAAGACAAGCCGGCGGAGGAAATCAAGGAAACTTACAAAGTGGAGGAGTCCATTGGCCGGGATTCGACTCCGGAGCCCGAGCCTTTGTCCTTTATTGAAAAATATGACGCATGGCTGTCCCTGCTCACTCAGCATCACGCCCATCCCATTGCCGTGCACATTCCCAACGGCCTGGTTCCCATCGCCGTGATTTTCATGGTGCTGTCCATGCTGTTCCATTCCCAATCCCTGGGCCAAGCCTATTTTTACAACATGATCGCCGTGCTTCTGGCCATGCCCTGGGTGCTTTTCACCGGGTATGTGGATTGGCAGCGGGTGTATAACGGGGCCAGCACTTCGGTTTTTAACTCGAAAATAGTATGCGGCCTGATAGTAGCAGGCATCGCTTTCATTGTAGTGGTCTGGAGACTGTTTCAGCCTGACATTCTCATGCCTGGCGCCTCCGGCCGTTTTTTCTTTGCGCTTCTTAATTTCATCATGGTGGGGGCTGCAGGATATGCCGGATTCCAGGGCGGAAAGCTGGTTTTCAACAAATAG
- a CDS encoding ABC transporter substrate-binding protein encodes MPGVVILALVIMACAGAFTAPAALAKEVRLIPQWVPQAQFAGYYMGLKKGFYKKRGIDLTIISGGPLRQSSEYLASGQAEFATLWLASGIQMRDHAVPVVNIAQMVRRSALMLVAKKSSGIISPQDMNGKKIGLWEPVFQIQPSAFIEKYDLDVTTIRQSYSVNLFLRGGVDVASAMWYNEYHTILNAGLNPDELVTFFFYDHGLNFPEDGIYVLEDTLNQDPDLCKAFVAASIEGWDYAFAHPEETIDLVMANLEDEHIPATRVHQRWMLDRMKDLMYPLSGGGISAELKYDDFARVAYSLKDFGLIDSIPEYNAFYRKCYDENHQ; translated from the coding sequence ATGCCGGGAGTTGTGATCCTGGCTTTGGTTATTATGGCGTGTGCGGGAGCCTTTACGGCCCCCGCTGCGCTCGCCAAAGAGGTTCGGCTCATTCCGCAGTGGGTCCCGCAGGCTCAATTCGCCGGATATTATATGGGCCTTAAAAAAGGCTTTTATAAAAAAAGGGGCATTGACCTGACGATTATCTCCGGAGGGCCGTTAAGGCAGTCTTCCGAGTATCTGGCTTCGGGACAGGCGGAATTCGCCACGTTATGGCTGGCCTCGGGAATACAAATGCGGGACCACGCCGTGCCGGTGGTGAACATCGCCCAGATGGTTAGGCGCAGCGCACTCATGCTGGTGGCCAAAAAGAGCAGCGGCATCATTTCCCCCCAGGACATGAACGGAAAAAAGATCGGGCTTTGGGAACCGGTTTTTCAGATTCAGCCTTCGGCCTTTATCGAAAAATACGACCTGGACGTCACTACGATTCGCCAGTCCTATTCCGTCAATCTGTTTTTAAGGGGAGGCGTGGATGTGGCCTCGGCCATGTGGTATAACGAGTACCATACCATCTTAAACGCCGGCCTGAATCCCGACGAACTGGTCACCTTCTTTTTCTACGACCACGGCCTGAATTTTCCCGAAGACGGCATTTACGTCCTGGAAGACACCCTTAATCAGGATCCGGACCTGTGCAAGGCGTTCGTGGCCGCCTCCATTGAAGGATGGGATTACGCCTTCGCCCATCCCGAGGAAACCATCGACCTGGTCATGGCCAACCTGGAGGATGAGCACATTCCCGCCACCCGGGTCCATCAAAGGTGGATGCTTGATCGGATGAAGGACCTCATGTATCCCCTAAGCGGGGGGGGCATATCCGCTGAACTGAAATACGACGACTTTGCCAGAGTGGCGTATTCCTTAAAGGATTTCGGCCTGATAGACTCCATCCCGGAGTATAATGCCTTTTACCGAAAGTGCTATGATGAAAACCACCAATAG